One Spea bombifrons isolate aSpeBom1 chromosome 1, aSpeBom1.2.pri, whole genome shotgun sequence DNA window includes the following coding sequences:
- the LOC128467544 gene encoding vomeronasal type-2 receptor 26-like, with protein sequence MVPIYFFISVFFLILSFFILGIFILYWDTPTVRANNRNLSFLLLVSIMLSFLCVFLFLGRPEDVTCMLRQTAFGIIFSVAVSCVLAKTLMVCIAFKATKPGSYWKKWMGAKVFNIIVLMSSSIQVFITIIWLAISPPFQELDMHSYNEKIIVQCNEGSVIAFYCVLGYMGLLAAVSFIIAFLARTLPDSFNEAKYITFSMLVFCSVWIAMIPAYLSTKGKYMVAVEIFAILASTAGLLSFMFLPKCYILLRKTEINRRHLLKQ encoded by the coding sequence ATGGTTCcaatttatttctttatcagcgttttttttttaatcttgagTTTCTTTATATTGGGTATTTTTATCCTGTACTGGGACACTCCTACTGTTAGAGCCAATAACAGGAACCTCAGCTTCCTCCTCCTTGTCTCCATCATGTTGagcttcctctgtgtgtttctgttcctcGGTCGTCCTGAGGATGTAACCTGCATGCTGCGCCAAACAGCTTTTGGGATCATCTTCTCAGTAGCTGTGTCCTGCGTGTTGGCCAAGACCTTAATGGTTTGCATCGCTTTCAAAGCCACCAAACCTGggagttactggaaaaaatGGATGGGAGCCAAAGTGTTCAACATTATAGTTCTGATGTCTTCCTCCATTCAGGTTTTCATTACCATTATTTGGTTggccatttctcctccttttcagGAGCTGGACATGCACTCATACAATGAAAAGATCATCGTTCAGTGTAACGAGGGCTCGGTTATTGCCTTCTACTGTGTCCTGGGTTATATGGGGCTTCTGGCAGctgttagttttattatagcttttttagccaggacattaccagacagttttaatgaggccaagtacatcaccttcagcatgctggtgttctgcagcgTTTGGATTGCGATGATCCCGGCTTATCTGAGCACCAAAGGAAAATACATGGTGGCCGTAGAGATTTTTGCTATATTGGCATCAACTGCTGGGTTATTAAGCTTTATGTTTTtaccaaaatgttacattttgctaagaaaaacagagataaaCAGAAGACATTTATTGAAGCAATAA